In Hylaeus volcanicus isolate JK05 unplaced genomic scaffold, UHH_iyHylVolc1.0_haploid 12237, whole genome shotgun sequence, the genomic stretch GttctatatttgaaaattccttTAACAATCACAACTAAGGatgtctttcatttttatcaatatgCTGTACAACATGCATCAAAACCAATGGTCAAAAAAACAAGAAGAGTGTGCTCTTTACTTTTACCGCTTATTACTACACGTTTTGAAGaatggaaagaagaaaaacaattatttactttattatgtCAGCTTTTAGAAGAACATTTAGTATTACACACTTCACCTCTACCATCTCTTTTTACCTACTATACACAGTGGACACAACCTTTAAGTAAAATGGTTCTTTTTTGTACCACATTACAAGATCTTTTTATAACACAACTTCCTTCTTTAACACCTTCTCTTCATGGTCCTATCATTGCtgaacttttatttcatgCATGGTCATCTTTATGTTATCACGAAACACATACTTTATCTTACTGTTTagcaaaacaattttttcattggtTTCTTCATTTATCAATACATTTGACTAAAAACATGATTAAAGAACGTAcgcaacttttttttcttctctatgTGTGGCGCTTATTTGGAAGGTAATTTTGTAtgtgttaagaaaaaaaatttgttaaaaagtataatataattttgtttctacaGAACACTTGAAAAGcgtacttttcttttcaatacttgtttaaaatatttaatctcgTACGCTTTGTTTACAACCTACAACACTCACCTTCCTACATTACCATTACCGCAAACAGACTGGGAATGGGACACCGTTCGAGCGAATATTGTCTGCTATCCCTCCCGTTCACAAACCAATCTCATGCAACTTGTCTTAATACCTTATTTAAGCAACCACACTCAATTAGACACtgttttaaatctttttcaaaatgttttaaaaagaattcattttttattaaaatccttTTTTTATCACACAAAAAATGACCCAACTAGACAAACTCTTATcacaatttcacaaaattcttTGGATCATGTTTGGAGTCAATGTTTTAGTCTTCATcatttaattgcatttcttCATGTCCCCTTGCGTCTTTTAAAACAGTATGGAACCGTTTTTCACTTCACACAAGCACAAGAACTAGTACAAGTATTTTACCAGTACTTTATCACATTACAGCCTCCTTCTTCAAATCATCACGACAGTAACAACTTGCATCAAAAATCTATGACCGGCCATTGGAATCAAACATTAGTAcaatatgatttattttgtttttgtttggaTACCTTTACGTGTTATCCACACATTATAACACAAAAAACATTCACACTCATTTTAAACTATACAGGTGATATGCTTTTACCAAGGTAAATCCCAAGTGTCAACATCTTTtggctttaaaaaaaaaaaatacaactcGTTTTTATGTCATTTAGAAACTTCACACTATTGACGACGACATTAGTTCCTTGGATTCCTCGTTTTTTGGCTTCTTTATGGAGTCTTAATAATCTTATTAGATGTGTCCCTGAAAATCATTCAAACTATCCACCATTGGTTTTACGCTGTATTAATAAATCGCTGTGTCTTTTTAAAACCTTGGTTGAGTGTCATCAAGATACATCTTGTTCTCAATGTACTACCATTATTTCCTATATCGTTACATGTACGTTTGCTTTTTAACGCAAAAATgaagtagaagaaaaaaaatatatctaccAGGGTTTGTTGTTTTAACATACCGGAGGGGCGGTAATACAAACAACAATTGTTTCACGTTATGTGACCAAAATCAGTTATTTTtacttcgaaaaacattgaatAACTTGAAGGtgtttaattgtaatgtaatcACGGCTGACTTTTCACTTGTAATTTCAGAAAGATACCACAATGGAAAGGATTGTGACGCTCTTTTGTGACTGTATTGGAAATACGCGTTGGCAACCTTCCTTAAGTGAACAAATCAATTCTTTGTTACTTAATCGTCTTCAAGAactagaaaatatgaaaaaacgCCCATAAAACATTACTAGTAGAAAAGTAACAATAAAGAAAGTTTTTTCTGAAATCCACAAGTGCCGTAAACGGTACAAGCCAACTGAAACAATTCGGTTTTGATAAATTCTTCTTCTACTCCCATCTTGTGGTAgttgatataatttctttttattataatatattttattcttacaaCATAACCAAGAGTCTACAATATGGTGAGATGTGATTGGTTCTGATAAAAAGGACGGACCGGGTAAAAAGCGCCATGGCCAATCATCCAAATAAAGATAAGACAGAGAAGGGAGCTTATAtgaaacttttgaaatatGCAATAACTGAAAAAGGTGAGAACGTTTAAATGTTCCCATACATTCACTCTcttgttttaaaaaacacGCCGTTTCATATAAAGCTTTTTGTAGTAAAggaactaaaatatttatagggGTATCACAGAGAAGATGTTGTAAAAATTCAGCGagttcaaaatgaaataattcaatatctTCTTCACGAAAATCTTTCGAAAAGTAAAGACCTGGAATACTACGATAATACTTAAAAGAAGCAGCATCATTCACATTCTCTTTATTAAAAGAGGCTTGGCGATGAATATGGTACTTTTCagctatttgaaataatgaatcCACTACATATGTTTGTTGTAAAACAAttgcacaaaaataaatacaaaagtgAGGAGGACCCGCCAAAAGACTGTCCCAAATACGACAACATAGATTAAAACGAACCAGGGAATCTTTTGTGTGATATCTTAAAAGATCATgagtaaaaaatgttaaaatccatggtaaacaattttgaaattcaaatcctgtcaaaaaattcaaattgatctCCTTGTCGTTATCCACGTCATAATCCTTTAATGAATTCAACCTTGAAGATAAAGTGATTAAGGAAAATAAGGTAGGTGTTgtactaaaaagaaaaacaccaATCATTTTTAGATAAGATACCATTGTCCAATCTAAAGGTGCACTTAACAAATCGTAAAAATATCCTAACACAAATCTTTCACTAagataatataaacataaaagattttttttggAGTCTTCGCACATATCGGTAACGATTTGAAAGAATTCAGAAAGAGGTAACCTACTTGACGTTTTGTCAATCAATACTaaaggtattttttttaattttggctttgttaaaaatattcgaaacatCATCACCAAACATTCATGAATTCCTTGCGTGTAATCAATATGCTGTTCAGGATATTCATTTGTAaagagttttattaaaaaataccttaAAAGTTTTtggcttttttttattggttgCGTCACGAGACCAGTTGTTCGTGAAACGTCCGTTTTTATTTGACGAATAAGGGATGCATTAACTTTAGATTTTAGCACCTTCTCatgtaaaatttttcttgttaacaCTGGggattcaaaataaacaaaacctATAAGAATAGGCCAAAATATTTGGCGGTATTCGCATGAGAGTAAACCTTTTGAGGAAAATAGTGCTTCGTGTTgaatacaagaaaaaagatGTTGATATTCTGAATGAAAGATATCTATttcaaaactatttttacACCTCTTATAATATGTTTGAACGCGATGTTTTAAACTGGTCAATGAGTGAGGCATTGTTTCATACAGGCTAACCAAGAATTTTAGAATGggctttcaaaataaataaagctgTTTCTTCCTTGATCCCATTATCACAACTTAACAACGAATGGAAAGTGTTTTTATAACTGTAGGCTTTTTCTAGTTGTATagattgttattattattgaaaatgaaaaacaacgTTTGAGACATTcattacagttttttttttctcttaaaaaaaaaaatgacatccaacataaattttctgttaatctacacaacaaaattctttttgttggTTTAAAAAGTTCTCTCTCATGTAGAACATTATCGGAAACTACAAAAAAACATGTTCCTTCGATATTtgacgataaataaaaaaggtgAGTCCTGAAAGTATAACAGaaagtgtaaaaataaaattccataaatgctgcaacaaaatatctttgtttcgataaatatCAGCGGGTTGTGTTTTTGaagaatatctaaaaaaaatattttttttaatcaaaacaaaaaaaaaaaaaaccttaaaTGAAGCGGAagataaaaacgaaataataaaagatatgCGCAAACATGTAGGGATACAATGTAAGTTAACAAAACAACAAGAAGCTCAACAGTTAAATTATAGcggaattttttgaaaattgctgcagcctttttttaaaaacaaacaaaaaaaaaggttaaaagGAGAAATTTATACTATGAATTCAAAGTATACCCTGCATGTTAGCTGATGAAATGTCACGATATAAACAATGGCAAGAATCAAAAAGGAACCATAGCGTACAAACCACAGAAGGTGTGTTGGAATCTAAAATTAGCAActactttttttaaagttcCCACAGCGCGTTTTATACAACTAACCATACCTCTTtattttgattgaaaaaagAGTAGATGGAGTTGATGGGATCAAGCAGTGTAATGCGATGAAACACTGCATTATAGAATGTATAcattatctatattttaaaataaattaaatacaaatcgtACATATTTTTGAACGTAAATATGTTACctgataaatacaaaaaataacaaCAAGGAAACGGAAAAACCGTTGAAAAAGAAGCgggaaaaaagaattctgtTTTTTAGCTTTTTCTAAAGCTAAGCATTCATcgatttctatatatatattcacatacattcaaaaaaaaaatttaactgtcttgggaaaaaaagaaaaaaaattaccttCTTGAATTTCTTGCTTAGCTTGTTCcaataattttacttcattttctaaaaaaacgtcttaaaaataaattgaataaaaaacatcagaaaaataaagttttttgtttttttacctTCTTTTGATTTGTTTACTCCAAGACAAAGAATTCCccaaaattttttcttttcctttaatttatcCGTGTGAGACTTTTAAAAGACATCTTATGGTTTACAGATTTTGGATGTACAAGCTAAAGTGAACATACAACTGAAGTAAGTGTCCTTTGAATATCCGAATAAGAGTaaatatcgtttttaattttgtcaagCCTAGTATCAATATTACTATAATACAACTTTAATGTTTTGGTGTATTCCTGAGATATCTGATACGGTGAAAAATAAGTATACACAATTTGTGTTATTCCAACGCCTCCAAAAGCTGCCGCTAGTATCACTCCATACAGACTACAGCGCAATAAGAGACTATCCGCACTGATATCTGAATaatctaagaaaaaaatttttttcccGCCAACGAATGGAACAgcaatcgaaataaaaagcGTTAACAATATCATGACGATccaatgaataaaattgaagactAGAAACaagacaattttcaatttttttcgacTGAATACCTAGAAACGTAGTATCGTAAGAAACGTACAATATGAgttaaaagaatttgtttgaataacaaattgaataaacaatattggtaaaataatatagagaaataaaacaagagCGATCATATGAAAATTCCATAAAACATAGAACCATTTTTGGCTTCCCATACCAATGGCTTGAGACAgatgtaaaaaaagtaaaactgtACAACATAATAAGGTAAGAGACACTGGTAAGACGCATAATGGAAAAATCGTTGAATTAAAAACGGTATCATCATTATGCAGCCATAAAGAGAAGAAACCCGACTTTTTGGGTGCAAGAACATTCTTCCAGTGAGTAttctgaaatttgaaaaaacattTACTGTCTAGAcactttattatatataagcTTTAATACGTACACATTGATTCttattgttttctaaataatatacaaaagaataagataaataaatataaataaataaaaaaagtgattcAAAAAAAATGATCGCTACGACAAAAGGgttaacgaaattttttattctctcaCAAAGATACATTGCGTTGTATCTagttttgttatattttgaaGAAGATAACAGTGTTTgacttaaaaaagaaatcggtttaataaaatagaattttatggAATCACGTTTGtagtttaaaaaaacgaaTCAAACAGTCTTTGGCATCACTGTATCCATTAGCGTTGTCCTAAAAATAAGAATGGCAATATTCTTGtaagaaaataacaattattgaaCGACGTGCAACCGAGTGAATGTAACAGAGAGAAAATTAGTCAATAACagggaaagaggaaaaaaagtCAGAGGGTGTTAGAGCACGCCAGTGGTAGGCCAACTTGGTGTGAGAGGAAGGGGGTGTGAGGGCAAGGGAGTGTGCGTGTGTGGGGTTGGTGTGAAAGAGGATAAAAACGTACCGTTGCGTATTCCGAAGAGtatagattaataattaaggtcgctgaaaaaaaaaattctgagtgcaaaaaaatcaaaaagacATTTAAGTTAAATTGTTCCTTTTGTATGGTATCGGCATCTTGTGTAGATGAATTGTAAGACCTCTTTTTCAACTAgcatgtttttgtttaaaaaaacaactgcatgttttcttctttatgtCTTTCACTTATAAAACAATGATCCAGGtgtaaaagagaaaaacaaaacaattgaatatataaagtaatttttttaacatagtTGTGAGAGAGGTGGGGAGTATGAAGTGATTTACCCTGTGaggctttttttttccatacgAACAAGTTTTCTTTGATGTCGTTAATAAGGTGAAAATTGatgtatttatagaaaacataCCCTGTTAATACATTCAGGTAacatgtctttttttttttcatctgttAGAATTCTTGTAGAAAACATGGAAGCTGTTTTATTGGACGCATAAGCAAAAAAAAGATTAGTTTTATCTCTGAAAAAATGAGACGTGACGTCATCTGGCGAAAAAATGCAGAATTTTAATCAATAGCGTCTTACTAAACCCTTAAGAATAAAATGGGAGCATATTGTTGCCCATCACAATGTAATTATGATGATCCTGATTACATATGTTTGGATGGTCAACCAAAACATGTGGAATCAAGAAAAAATCCCAATGGATCAggtttcaataataataagataaaGAATTCAAAATCCCCAACAGatcaatatattaataaagtgtttcaaaaaaaaattttttcaaattataacgCGTCGGAATCTTTTTTTGAAGATACCAGTGTAAATGAGTCTCtggaagaaaatgtattgGACGAGTGTACGAGTAAGAAGGAGATTTCACGTAAGGGAATATGTCGATTCatgagtgtttttttttcaatagaattCATCGTTTTGTTGGTTTTGAAAAGAAGGAGTATCACATCAAATTAACAACTATGACGGagcatatttaatttatactgaAGCTAACAATGGATCACTTTTAACATCTTGGAGTACTTCTAAACTACCAAATGCTCTTATATTTGCTCAACGTAAACCGAATCTTTTTATACCAAATTTTCGATACCGTCAAAAAAGTGTGGTCATTTCTTCTATTCATGTAGgcaaaaaaatatcaagaaaaaatttcttcttccattcaattttatttatatgtgcATTTagattgaacaaaaaaatgttttagaaggagttcttttatttttaaaatcaattcgagcttttcaaagtaaagtttttttttttaatgttaaggATTCTCTTGGTCAAATAgctccaattttttttttgttttatacagATCAGAACAAAGTATGTCagtaatttttgtgaaaattcaTTGACTCTTTTTGGTTTATCATTAGGTTTCTGTGTTGAGTGGTGAGGATGAGGCTGAGAATTTGatggaaacaaaaatgatagcGTCATGTTTTCTTTCTGAAAAGTGTGTGAATGATttcattgtattaaaaaatcagGCGTATGTGGAATTTCAAGACTTTGAGTGCTTGTGTgttaaatattccaatattttatgtacgaGTATACTTAAacaatagttttaatttttgtttttttttaatttttgcttcttttactgtttttcgacgaataattaacaaaaaatacctttttttttttcttgaaaaaatattctaaatgaaaaattattttttttcgattcgtttaaagaaaatatataatgattTAATGTGTATTACGTtcgtatactttttttattcatgaaaaagTAGTGCAGTGCTTTAGAATGTTACGTCGCGTGGACTCATTTAATATATGCAAATgctcatttaaaaaaaatcaaaacaaaaagtgTGTGGCATTTGtggaaacaaacaaaaagaacaTTTAAAGGTATTATGCTGTGTAACAAGAGCATTTTTGCTTTTCAACCATTTCTTTTACTATCGCATATACGacactttaataaaatgattttccttaatgggaaaattattcaaacctTTTCAAAACACAAAATGGGTTTAACGAAatgttaagaatattttttcaaacatacaTGTCATAGCCACCGTTGCTTGACTCACAGTTTCATAATCAATAAAGGCTACACCGCGCGTACTTGAAGTCCGAATATCACCGCAGCCTGGATattgtttgaaaacaatttctaatgTTTGTATATTACAATCATCTGGAAGATTTTCAACACATAATGTTTTATTAGGAAGAGTTGGTTCAATATGAGGCgcctaaaaaaaaaggtatgcTTAGTTTGAAAGAACAAAAAGCTTTCAAAATATCCCagctaccccccccccccgccccaaAACCATGTTACCGCAGTCGTGCTACCGTTAGGTTTATATAATGTTGGTGCATTCACAATCGAATTTGTTGTAGGAGTTAAAGTAAAGCCCATCGGTTTTGTGTCCGAAGATGCAAAAGTTGCTCCATTTTGTCGTCCAAAAGTTGTTTCCGTAGCACGTTTTTTAGCTATCAGGccatttcataaattatatcaattcaaaaaaaaaaaaaaaaaccgcaCGTAAAACCTACCTGCACTTATAGCAGCAGCAGCGGCAGTAGctgcagcaacaacagcatcCTTTGACATGGGTGTTAGAGGTGGACCAACGGATTTCATGTCATGCGGTAAGCCTCCTGTGGTGTTAGGGTTGCATCCCATCATTCTTGCTGGATTCATCATATAcgtttgttgttgttgttgtggttgttgttgttgttgctgtaaCATTAATTGTTGCTGGAGTAACAATTGCTGTTGTTGTTTAGGTCCTCCCATGACATTATCTTTCCGGCCTGAATGGGGCCCTCCAGAAGCATTGAAAATAGGAGTATTCGTACGCCCTACTGTCATGGATTGAAAATGACCAGGCATTGTATTTGGTAATGTTGAAGACGAATGGTATGGACGCATGGTATGCATTTGAGAAAAAGGCTCATGAAGATGACCTTGAGGCATTTGCTGTTTCTGTTGATTGGTAGCATTGTATTGAGATGGTATGGCGTTAGGAAACATGGCAAGAAGTGAAGGTTGCTGCATGACTTGTTGGACTTGCGCAGCAATAGCGGAAGCAGCTTGCAGTGGTTGTGTTAAATTGGGAGTATCTCCCCCAACATTTTGTTGATGCATATGTTGTATcaccattttttgaaaatgctgtaactgattttgtaattttttttctctttcaatgATAGCGCGAGGTTTTTTAGGACCAGGAGGTCTTTGAATAAAAGTACCAGCTTCTTTTGTGAAAATGTCCGATAATTCTCGAGCGTATTGTATACGCTTATTTAtgagagaaaaaaacaaacactAGTCATTTTTGTTgtcattacaaaaaatattaccatTTCTTTATTAGCATAAGGGAATCCCTGTAACTGAAGCAGTGCTTTATTAGCCGATTCTTGTTCAGCGAAAACCACCCACGCTTGACCTCTGTCATGATTGCGTATGAAACTCAAAAAAAACATTGCCTTGACTTGTCAACTTTACCTTCTCCAAAAAGAGCTCATTGCGACTATTTGTCGTACAGCAccaaaattactaaaaataccttgtaaatcttttttcaattctagAACAAAAAACCTTTCAAGCTATACAgaacaatgtttttttaaagcaCATACGAGGTAATGGTATCTTAGAGTTAAGATTATTGATATAAAGAGTACGGTTAGGTACAATGGTATCAGTTGCTTCCTGGGTTACTGCACCGGCATTATTGTCTAGTGTGACGGTCGTGTCTTCAGTGCCTTTTGGTGCACTTTTTGCTTCTTTCGTGGATGGATCCACAACTGGTTCCATAAGTGTATCAACATGTTGATCTTTCAAAT encodes the following:
- the LOC128883626 gene encoding uncharacterized protein LOC128883626, with amino-acid sequence MKNLNFCEKSVLVECWKSLQTIFLEYETSGQISMQFNEDIALLKDYMIHVLETMNSHLTKAKAVFNEKEYLETFQCILDIFVLLEEKSSSFQLLPSRLTVRLGCLLVYVAFNLLKQNNRNEEDLWISNLSFLHPCIEIFPKLLKQILADLELKCYEILQSYSDTKENLDSDTLTSFKILRLISHTPSLHEFMFLLWDYTEAIQNICDMVIEMINDSSVLLCMKEKCHLLCSFLLCLPTFRLRHLPSYKPLEFLLNSSFFIPVHQHATHSFLFYCDNTLQYLLSKITASIIQYVCLTQEDLSCLIDLLCRLLEEVLYLKIPLTITTKDVFHFYQYAVQHASKPMVKKTRRVCSLLLPLITTRFEEWKEEKQLFTLLCQLLEEHLVLHTSPLPSLFTYYTQWTQPLSKMVLFCTTLQDLFITQLPSLTPSLHGPIIAELLFHAWSSLCYHETHTLSYCLAKQFFHWFLHLSIHLTKNMIKERTQLFFLLYVWRLFGRTLEKRTFLFNTCLKYLISYALFTTYNTHLPTLPLPQTDWEWDTVRANIVCYPSRSQTNLMQLVLIPYLSNHTQLDTVLNLFQNVLKRIHFLLKSFFYHTKNDPTRQTLITISQNSLDHVWSQCFSLHHLIAFLHVPLRLLKQYGTVFHFTQAQELVQVFYQYFITLQPPSSNHHDSNNLHQKSMTGHWNQTLVQYDLFCFCLDTFTCYPHIITQKTFTLILNYTGDMLLPRNFTLLTTTLVPWIPRFLASLWSLNNLIRCVPENHSNYPPLVLRCINKSLCLFKTLVECHQDTSCSQCTTIISYIVTWFVVLTYRRGGNTNNNCFTLCDQNQLFLLRKTLNNLKKDTTMERIVTLFCDCIGNTRWQPSLSEQINSLLLNRLQELENMKKRP
- the LOC128883632 gene encoding uncharacterized protein LOC128883632 isoform X1, which codes for MYLCERIKNFVNPFVVAIIFFESLFLFIYIYLSYSFVYYLENNKNQCNTHWKNVLAPKKSGFFSLWLHNDDTVFNSTIFPLCVLPVSLTLLCCTVLLFLHLSQAIGMGSQKWFYVLWNFHMIALVLFLYIILPILFIQFVIQTNSFNSYFFNFIHWIVMILLTLFISIAVPFVGGKKIFFLDYSDISADSLLLRCSLYGVILAAAFGGVGITQIVYTYFSPYQISQEYTKTLKLYYSNIDTRLDKIKNDIYSYSDIQRTLTSVSHTDKLKEKKKFWGILCLGVNKSKEDVFLENEVKLLEQAKQEIQEEIDECLALEKAKKQNSFFPLLFQRFFRFLVVIFCIYQIMYTFYNAVFHRITLLDPINSIYSFFNQNKEIPTHLLWFVRYGSFLILAIVYIVTFHQLTCRAAAIFKKFRYNLTVELLVVLLTYIVSLHVCAYLLLFRFYLPLHLRYSSKTQPADIYRNKDILLQHLWNFIFTLSVILSGLTFFIYRQISKEHVFL
- the LOC128883632 gene encoding uncharacterized protein LOC128883632 isoform X2, which codes for MYLCERIKNFVNPFVVAIIFFESLFLFIYIYLSYSFVYYLENNKNQCNTHWKNVLAPKKSGFFSLWLHNDDTVFNSTIFPLCVLPVSLTLLCCTVLLFLHLSQAIGMGSQKWFYVLWNFHMIALVLFLYIILPILFIQFVIQTNSFNSYFFNFIHWIVMILLTLFISIAVPFVGGKKIFFLDYSDISADSLLLRCSLYGVILAAAFGGVGITQIVYTYFSPYQISQEYTKTLKLYYSNIDTRLDKIKNDIYSYSDIQRTLTSVSHTDKLKEKKKFWGILCLGVNKSKEDVFLENEVKLLEQAKQEIQEEIDECLALEKAKKQNSFFPLLFQRFFRFLVVIFCIYQCFIALHCLIPSTPSTLFSIKIKRFQHTFCGLYAMVPF
- the LOC128883636 gene encoding uncharacterized protein LOC128883636 isoform X2, whose amino-acid sequence is MGAYCCPSQCNYDDPDYICLDGQPKHVESRKNPNGSGFNNNKIKNSKSPTDQYINKVFQKKIFSNYNASESFFEDTSVNESLEENVLDECTSKKEISRVSHQINNYDGAYLIYTEANNGSLLTSWSTSKLPNALIFAQRKPNLFIPNFRYRQKSVVISSIHIEQKNVLEGVLLFLKSIRAFQSKVFFFNVKDSLGQIAPIFFLFYTDQNKVSVLSGEDEAENLMETKMIASCFLSEKCVNDFIVLKNQAYVEFQDFECLCVKYSNILCTSILKQ
- the LOC128883636 gene encoding uncharacterized protein LOC128883636 isoform X1, whose amino-acid sequence is MGAYCCPSQCNYDDPDYICLDGQPKHVESRKNPNGSGFNNNKIKNSKSPTDQYINKVFQKKIFSNYNASESFFEDTSVNESLEENVLDECTSKKEISQGVSHQINNYDGAYLIYTEANNGSLLTSWSTSKLPNALIFAQRKPNLFIPNFRYRQKSVVISSIHIEQKNVLEGVLLFLKSIRAFQSKVFFFNVKDSLGQIAPIFFLFYTDQNKVSVLSGEDEAENLMETKMIASCFLSEKCVNDFIVLKNQAYVEFQDFECLCVKYSNILCTSILKQ
- the LOC128883628 gene encoding uncharacterized protein LOC128883628 isoform X1, coding for MHHSTTLQAHTSNEPSDTLNLLSVNMCELKENANGSNNSILHPPSKESSVSTSTSTPVTVSFENGPNEACLETKGDLKDQHVDTLMEPVVDPSTKEAKSAPKGTEDTTVTLDNNAGAVTQEATDTIVPNRTLYINNLNSKIPLPQLKKDLQGIFSNFGAVRQIVAMSSFWRRGQAWVVFAEQESANKALLQLQGFPYANKEMRIQYARELSDIFTKEAGTFIQRPPGPKKPRAIIEREKKLQNQLQHFQKMVIQHMHQQNVGGDTPNLTQPLQAASAIAAQVQQVMQQPSLLAMFPNAIPSQYNATNQQKQQMPQGHLHEPFSQMHTMRPYHSSSTLPNTMPGHFQSMTVGRTNTPIFNASGGPHSGRKDNVMGGPKQQQQLLLQQQLMLQQQQQQPQQQQQTYMMNPARMMGCNPNTTGGLPHDMKSVGPPLTPMSKDAVVAAATAAAAAISAAKKRATETTFGRQNGATFASSDTKPMGFTLTPTTNSIVNAPTLYKPNGSTTAAPHIEPTLPNKTLCVENLPDDCNIQTLEIVFKQYPGCGDIRTSSTRGVAFIDYETVSQATVAMTCLNNFPIKENHFIKVSYMR
- the LOC128883628 gene encoding ataxin-2 homolog isoform X2; translation: MHHSTTLQAHTSNEPSDTLNLLSVNMCELKENANGSNNSILHPPSKESSVSTSTSTPVTVSFENGPNEACLETKGDLKDQHVDTLMEPVVDPSTKEAKSAPKGTEDTTVTLDNNAGAVTQEATDTIVPNRTLYINNLNSKIPLPQLKKDLQGIFSNFGAVRQIVAMSSFWRRGQAWVVFAEQESANKALLQLQGFPYANKEMRIQYARELSDIFTKEAGTFIQRPPGPKKPRAIIEREKKLQNQLQHFQKMVIQHMHQQNVGGDTPNLTQPLQAASAIAAQVQQVMQQPSLLAMFPNAIPSQYNATNQQKQQMPQGHLHEPFSQMHTMRPYHSSSTLPNTMPGHFQSMTVGRTNTPIFNASGGPHSGRKDNVMGGPKQQQQLLLQQQLMLQQQQQQPQQQQQTYMMNPARMMGCNPNTTGGLPHDMKSVGPPLTPMSKDAVVAAATAAAAAISAAKKRATETTFGRQNGATFASSDTKPMGFTLTPTTNSIVNAPTLYKPNGASY